A genomic stretch from uncultured Pseudodesulfovibrio sp. includes:
- a CDS encoding glutamate synthase-related protein, whose translation MLSERPITPSTLSRKDLPWQIKWDINTCTKCGRCTAVCPVNAIELGVFRKRDIKTTMGLLAKPTTEFSTFYGIRQRTDPAYACIGCSMCNMVCPNNSIEPVRQYDSTTLQFHNNRGGQPRTRGGRRNNAESLLDQIKFIRISMLTDPALDAGRHEFEMRTLLGRVLPPEEEIKCFQNNGWKPPVREIYPLVIGGMSFGALSPNMWEGLQMGVAYLNEELNMPVRMCTGEGGCPPRLLRSRFIKYVILQVASGYFGWDEIIHAIPEMKEDPCAIEIKYGQGAKPGDGGLLMWSKVNKLIAAIRGVPQGVSLPSPPTHQTKYSIEEAVAKMIQSMSMAWGFRVPVYPKISASSTSLAVLNNLVRNPYAAGLAIDGEDGGTGAAYNVSMNHMGHPIASNLRDCYKALCVAGAQNEIPLIAGGGIGKHGNLAANAAALIMLGASMVQIGKYVMQAAAGCVGSEKDRCNVCNIGVCPKGITSQDPRVYRRLDPEKVAERVVDFYLSFDMELRKVFAPLGRSTSLPVGMSDALGISDKDAADRLDIKYVI comes from the coding sequence ATGCTCTCAGAAAGACCCATTACGCCTTCAACGTTAAGTCGCAAGGATCTGCCATGGCAGATCAAGTGGGATATCAATACGTGTACTAAGTGTGGCCGATGTACGGCGGTTTGTCCTGTCAATGCCATAGAACTCGGCGTGTTCCGTAAACGGGACATCAAAACGACCATGGGCCTCTTGGCCAAACCGACCACAGAGTTCTCGACTTTTTACGGTATCCGTCAGCGGACTGATCCGGCCTATGCCTGCATCGGCTGCTCCATGTGCAACATGGTCTGCCCGAACAATTCCATTGAGCCGGTTCGTCAGTATGACTCGACCACGCTACAGTTCCACAACAATCGGGGTGGTCAGCCCCGGACTCGTGGTGGGCGTCGGAATAATGCCGAATCATTGTTGGATCAGATCAAGTTCATTCGAATCTCCATGTTGACCGATCCCGCTTTGGATGCAGGACGTCATGAGTTCGAAATGCGGACTTTGCTCGGTCGAGTGCTGCCGCCTGAAGAAGAGATCAAGTGTTTTCAGAATAACGGCTGGAAACCGCCTGTTCGCGAAATTTATCCACTGGTTATAGGCGGGATGTCCTTCGGTGCGCTTTCTCCGAACATGTGGGAAGGCCTCCAGATGGGGGTGGCGTATCTCAATGAAGAATTGAATATGCCGGTTCGCATGTGTACGGGAGAAGGCGGTTGCCCGCCGCGTCTGTTGCGCTCCCGTTTCATCAAGTACGTCATCCTGCAGGTCGCATCAGGGTATTTTGGATGGGATGAGATTATTCACGCCATCCCCGAGATGAAGGAAGACCCGTGCGCCATTGAAATCAAATACGGCCAGGGTGCAAAGCCCGGTGACGGAGGACTGCTCATGTGGTCCAAGGTCAATAAACTCATCGCAGCTATCCGTGGTGTGCCGCAGGGCGTGAGCCTGCCAAGTCCGCCGACGCATCAGACCAAGTATTCTATCGAGGAAGCCGTCGCCAAGATGATCCAGTCCATGTCCATGGCCTGGGGATTCCGAGTGCCGGTTTATCCGAAGATCTCTGCTTCTTCCACCTCACTGGCAGTGCTTAATAACCTTGTGCGAAACCCGTATGCGGCAGGGCTTGCCATAGATGGTGAAGACGGTGGTACGGGCGCGGCATACAATGTTTCCATGAACCATATGGGCCATCCCATCGCTTCGAATCTGCGAGACTGCTACAAGGCGTTGTGCGTGGCAGGTGCCCAGAACGAGATTCCGCTCATTGCGGGCGGGGGCATAGGCAAACACGGAAATCTGGCAGCCAATGCAGCGGCTCTTATCATGCTTGGCGCGTCAATGGTTCAGATTGGCAAGTATGTCATGCAGGCCGCAGCTGGCTGTGTGGGGAGTGAAAAAGACCGTTGCAATGTCTGCAACATAGGTGTCTGTCCCAAAGGGATAACTTCTCAGGACCCGAGAGTCTATCGTCGCCTTGATCCGGAAAAGGTCGCAGAAAGGGTGGTGGATTTTTATCTGAGCTTCGACATGGAATTGCGCAAGGTGTTCGCACCCCTTGGCCGGTCTACGTCCCTGCCCGTCGGCATGTCCGACGCACTGGGTATTTCGGACAAGGATGCGGCTGACCGTCTCGATATCAAGTACGTGATCTAA